The Vigna unguiculata cultivar IT97K-499-35 chromosome 1, ASM411807v1, whole genome shotgun sequence nucleotide sequence catacatatatatatatatgtatatatatatataagagataTTGGTTATAATTGAATGATGATATCTTTTCTAGGTACTCGATAACCAACTATatctcatatttatttttattaacttttcaaCCTTTATCAAAAGGCTTAAAAGcttataaatgtatatttatcaTATAGAAGTACTTATTCAATTATCATACTCATCTTATACTCATAAGTTTTCTTGGGCTCTTACTGACTTGATCCTTGGAGAATCCTCTACAGATAGATCTCTCACCGACCTCCTCACCAAGAACATGACAACAAACCATTAAAGCCATTAATTCATctcttaagagcctcactcttTTCACCTCAGAACCATTTCATTCAAACTCAGTAATAATAAAGAGGTTGGTACTTCCAAAACATttacaatcaaattaatataactCGTTATTTTATCCCAATTAATTAGATAGACCTATATTATCCCATTAATGGTTATAAATCATGAATCTATTAACTGTAACATTGTTTACACAAAAATAAggatatttacttatttaaaatgtttatccATGTTTTTATTCCACATTTAAGTCCAATGCAAATCTCAAACCTCAATATATAAGAGAAGATAACAAAGACAAACGGAAGAagctaaaatatatcaataggCCCCCTCAAGTTTTGCCATAAATGTCAAGGACATCGAGCTTGGTTATAATATGGTCAAAATCTTTTGGCTTAACATATTTGGTAAAAACATATGCAAGTTGTTGATTTGAGGAAATAGGAAAAATATAAAGCAAATTGGCTTGAAGTTTCTCACAAAATACATGATAGTCAATCTTTAAACGTTTTATGCATTTAAGAAAAGTGGGATTTGGAGCAATATGCCTAGCAGGTTGATTATCACAGTATAGTTCAGCAAGTGCAATAACACGAATACTTAGATCCTTCAACAAATATTAGCCATTGTATTTCATATGTTATTATGGCTAAAGCGCGATACTCTGACTTAAATGAAGAACACGATACGACgctttgtttctttgatttccaTCTTAGGAGAAAAGAACCAAGAAAAATTCAATAACCCATGGTAAATTATTATGTGTTATGACAAGCTGCCAAATCAAAATCGTTGAACCCCTTGAGTTGAAACTTAGGGTTTTTGAAAGAATAAACCTTGCGTAAGAGCACCCTTGATGAATCGCATAACATGTTGGGTGGCATTGTAAATATGTATTGTAGGACCTTTCATAAACTAGCTTAAAGTTTGAATCACATAGCAAATGTCTGGTCTTGTATTTGTTAGATAAAAAAGTCTTTTAATGATCTTTTGATAAGAAATAGAATCGTAAAGTGAAGCatcactattaaaaaaaaattccatttttttattatagtagtGAATGCAAGTTTGACAATAAGTAAAATAGTACACTAAGAATATTTAGAGCATATTTTCTATGGCATATGTGAATCTATTTTTGAGATCTAACAACTTCAAGACCTaagaaatatttcaaatttcctTAATCATTGACTTTGAACATTTGATAAAGACTTAAAGTCATTTTCTGAATCTCATTTAAAGAGTTTCCTACAAGAATGatgtcataaataaataaagttgtgATGAATGTGTATTGCCTTTTGTAAATAGAGAATGATCAACACATGACTAAACAAAACCAATATTACATAAAGGTTGAAAGTTTGGCAAACCACTTATGGCTAGCCTGCTTCAAACCATAAAGGAATTTCTTAGGTTTACAAACTTGATTGTTTTTGTATGTATTCATTTCAGATGGAATCTTcatataaactttttatttcatGTCTCCATTAAGAAAGGAATTGTCAACGtctaattgttttaaaaaccAATTGTGTGTTGCAACATCAGTAAGGAAGCTCCTAAATATGGTTAATTTGGAAATACGAGAGAAGGTATCAACATAATCAACTCCTTCAAGTTGGTTATAGACTTTTGCTACTAAGTGGTTGCGTACTGTTGAATGCTTCCATCagccttatattttattttgtatatccACTTGCATCCAACATTTTTCTTCTTACAAGGTTACCTCCCAAGTATTATTTTTCTGGAGGGCTTCAATTTCCTTCTTCATAGCTTCTTGTCATTTAGAAGTTTCATCATTTTCATTCATTGGCATGAGCCTGTATGTTAGATATCTCACATCAACTGAAAAATGacaaattataatagtatatataATTGAGATACAAACATCATTTTATAAGAtgattttatgatattaaattagatataaatttaCTTCTTAGGATACACATGtaaaatggatttttttatttatatttatatcatttattcTTAGGTGAACGAGACAATAAGGATGAACTTTGTTTTGGATCAAGCTTTTAACTCATATATAACACCACAGTATATGCATTGGACAAGAAAATCTTGGGAAAAACCTACTAATATATTTGTACTATAGGTGTGCTTCTTTTCACTCTTTTCTTAATCTTAAcgttttaattaataatttgttatgtataatttttaattaactataGTACTTATCtaacatgaaattgaaaaaaaaaagcataaaataattaaaaaagaatagtcttagaagaaaagaaaacgagAAATAAAACGAAGGCTAAGAAATCCTAAGTGTAACACTGGAAGGTAAAAAGTGGTGCTTCAGTGGAAGCTCTCACCATGGTTTTCAAGCAGTTcttcatattaaattttactGCTTTTCATTACAATGcaaatgtcatttttttaaaagtagtaGACACCAAGAAAAGTGTGAGACATTCTTAACCAACCATGACCATGATGTACAACACTCTATGACAAGATTTTAGTCCTCCGCCCTTAATAATCAAAGAATGGTTTAATTAGTGGAATGATTCGGTAGGaatgtgtcaatttggtatccGTCTCTAAAAAATTGTCAATTGCGTCACAACTCTTGAAAAGTGTCTCAATTATATTCCTTTGaggaaaaagaaatttaatggAATTAACTGCGCGTCACGTGTCAacctatgatttttttttattttgattttgatttatttttgcaaaaaattttTATTGCCATGTGTCAAGTCCATGGTATcaacctcttttttttttttgcaaaattttgttgttgtcacgtgtcaagtccctggtGTGACACATGGCAGGACaattatattcatttcaatttagtctcgtATATGTctctttgatttaatttagtcctcatttttgtGTTCTTGGTtaaattttgtcccaatttttttaataattgaaatatatttttataatccatttttataagattaaagctaattaagttaaatatttttacaaaatgaagtaatgatatttataataaaatttagtgataaaataaatgattaaaaaaatatgggttaataatatacaataatctaatatgtaaaaattcatttttaatgactcatattttgttaatcattttttaccactatattttaatataactatCAAAGTACTTAatcttgtaaaaatatttatacttaattagttttaatttgataaaaaaatgaatttaaaatatatatttcaattattaaagaaaattggGGCAAAATTGAACCAAGAACAAGtgagattaaattgaatcaatgaGACATATATGAGGAATAATCTGAAATCAAGACAATTTTTCCTACCACGTATCACACTAGgggcttgacacgtggcaacacaattgttttgtaaaaaaaattaaaattaaaaaaactagagGTTGACATGTGTCACACCAAgaactttgacacgtgacaacaaaatgtttttgcaaaaaattaaaagtaaaaaaaaaaacccgaTGTTAAAACATGATGTCGTTAAAcgcgttaataattttttttttctaaaaaaaatctaattgagacactttttaaaaatttggatgcaattgacaattttttaaaaacaaataccaAATCAAAACATACCATAATTTAATagattattttagaaaatattatattataaatttttaatgtgaTACAAACTCCAAATCCTTCTATTATCAATCACTAACATTAAACTCAACTTCCACTTTAGgtaaaaattaaactaggtTTCAGCTAGAACAACAacaaacacatatttaaaatcTAACATATAAAGACAAACTTAAAATCCTCCAAAAATGTCTATAAATATTAAACTCAATGTTAGATACATGCAATAACAAACTCATAGATACGAGAAATACCTAAAACagagaaataaaatgaaaatgaatgaGAATAGTTAATTGTTCAATTATTGAAATAAGGTTAATTAAAGCCGATgttgataaatttggaaaattttaaattttggaaaaaattagaattaatgttattatttctGCAAGAGTTATAACAATTGTATCTGTAAAATTTCTAGTTTtagagtttaaatttaaaatttgcaCATTTAACATGGATTCATAAAAATGCaagaataaaaggaaaaaaaaaataccatacATAAATGAAATTTGTATAACATGAGGAACAGGAGCATGTGACATAAATGAAGGGTACCACATGAGAAGAATGCGAAAATATGTTGTGGCCAACATTTctcaaagaaaactccttgatTTGGGTTAAGGAGGCGAGGAAGTAACCACGTAGTTTTCGAGGTTGTTGAGTTCAGTAgacataacataaatatataaataggttATAATAATACACAACAACCTTTAGTCAGGGTTCCCAGAAGCTTAAATGGGTTTCCGATTaccacttcatcttcttccttgaAACCACGCATCTCATGGCAATGGCGCTCGACGCTGCAGTTTGGATCGCAAAGATGACATGGATTGCTCTCAGTGGCTGGATTAGTTCTTGTTTAACTGTTGCTGATGAATTTGCCTCTTCTCTACGTTCTGGCGATATTGGCCCTTTTCATGTGGGTTGACTCAATTATGTCTTTTTCTTCCAACGGTAATGGCTACACAGCATCACTTTTTTGTACTTTTCGATTGCCCTTCAAACTAGGCTTGATTTGATGTACTGGGTATGTGTCAAAACCTGTTCTTTTAGTCTTGCTTGTGCGTTTTGAGCTGGAGTCTAGTGGGTGGTTCTTGTTTGTATTTTTGGGTTAGAGAAAAGGGTGTGTTTGTGTTGTGAGATTGGGTTTCCTTGATTTGGGAAATTGCGATTTCTTGTTTAAGGGTGTTTGTTGCAGGTTGTTGATTGCTTTGTTTCGGGATGAATTCGAATGCTAACACGATAGGTTGGTTCTCTGTTCTTCTTTGATTAGGTGATAATGCACCTGTGGCAGTCAATTTCGCTATTAAGATCCATTCATAGTTGCTATTAGTGATTCGATTTGCTTagtttttgttcaatttttatgGCAGGGCTTTGCTTTAAGTAGTTTGTAGTATATGATAACCATTGAGCATCTGGTTAGGGATCTGCGGTTCTTCTTTATCCAAAGAAACACTATATTAGAGCATAGCATactttctctttattatttGCCAGGATTGTTAAAATGAGTCCAATCCAATCAATAAGCTTGTGACCTTTTCATAGTCTGTAATCCTACTTTAACATTACCCGTTTATGGTGGAATTTCTTGACCAATTAGATAATGTGATGAATATTGTGGTGTGTTGTCATCTGTATCAAGTTAAGCCTTAAGATGTCATAAAAGCTTTATGGAGATTATTATGTTGAGCTGAGTCTAATTGGTCTGTATGTTATgttaattcacaatatatagcGAAAAGTTCAGGTTGGATATAAATTGACTTGAGACTGAGACTTTAAAATATGAGTAGTGGACAACAGTACCACTCTCTtcctcttctatttataatgaagcaagcacgtacatatgaaaagatatgaaaaaacTACTCTAAGATACTAGGCATGATTACATGCAACAGTAGATATGGAGTAGGTAGTTTCCCACACTCAACACCCTAcacatagggttaatgatacaataggtataggtaataattctaacactccccctcaagctggagcatacaaattgtatgaaCCAAGCTTGGAACAAATGAACTCAACCCGAGGTCCCCTTAATGACTTGGTCAACACATCTGCAAGTTGGTCATTTGACCCAACGAACTCAGTACAAATTTCCTTGGTCATCAATTTTTCTCGAACAAAGTGGCAGTCAATTTCTATGTGTTTagttctctcatgaaacactggatttgATGCAATGTGGAGAGCAGCCTGGTTGTCACAATACATCTTCATGGTCTGAATTTCACAGAAGTTAAGCTCTCGAAGAAATTGCTTTACCCATATGAGTTCACACGTGAGAGACGCCATTGCCCGATATTCAGCTTCAGCGGTGGATCGAGCCACTACATTttgcttcttacttttccaagagATAACATTTCCTCCAAGGAGGACACAATATCCCGTAGTAGAGCGTCTGTCAATAGGAGAgcctgcccaatcagcatcacaGTACCCAGAGATTTGAACATTTCCTTTATCTTCATATAGCAACCCTTGTCCTGGAGCCTTCTTGAGGTACCTTAAAATACGGATGATGGCATTCCAATGTCCAAGACATGGAGTCTGCATAAATTGGCTAACAATTCCAACTGCGAAAGATAGATCAGGCCTCGTAATAGTGAGATAAATTAACTTTCCAACGAGCCTCCTATATCTCTCTGGATCGGAGAATAATTCGCCTTCTACTGTTGTTAACTTCTGATTCGGGTCCATAGGACTCTCAACTGGTCTGCAGTCAATCATACCTGTTTCTTGTAATATATCAAGAGCATATTTCCTTTGAGAGAttacaactccatcttttgacTGAGCTACTTCAATGCCCAAGAAGTATTTGAGGCTTCCGagatccttggtttgaaaatgtttaCACAAGTGCTCCTTCAGTTGAGATATTCCAGTAGTATCATTTCCTgtaataacaatatcatcaacatatactattaggTAGACACATTTCCCAGGAGagttatgtttgtaaaagacTGAGTGATCTGCCTCACTGCGTCTTAACCCAAATTTCTGAACAATGGagctgaattttccaaaccaagctCGTGGTGATTGTTTGAGGCCATATAAAGATCGATGCAATTTGCATACCATgccagactccccctgagcaacaaacccaggaggttgctccatgtacACTTCCTCCTCAAGATCACCATGAAGGAAGGCATTTTTGATATCCAATTGATGAAGAGGCCAGTGACGAATTGCTGCCATTGCAAAGAAGAGGCGAATAGTAGTCATCTTGGCCACGGGAGAGAAGGTGTCACAATAGTCAAGGCCATAAACCTGAGTGTACCCTTTTGCAACCAATCGGGCTTTGAGTCGATCAACCTGACCATCAGGGCCAACTTTAATTGCATACACCCATCGACAACCAACAACCTTCTTACCCAAAGGGAGGGGCACGAGCTCCCAAGTATGATTGCTTTCAAGAGCCTGCATCTCTGCAATCATGGCTTGTCGCCATCCAGGATGATCAAGtgcttcattcacatttttgggaATAACAACAGAAGACACTGAGGATAAAAGTGAACAATAGGAAGGCGATAATCGGTGAtagctaagaaaattataaatgggaTGTGGATTTCGAGAGGAACGAGTACCTTTTCTGAGAGCAATGGGCCAACCTGAATCACCTTCACCAGGAGTCGTGGGATCAAGAGACGAGGGAGAAGAATCTGAAGTAGGGGATTCACCATGTTCTGGAACAACTGGACTATTCGTCGGCGTCCTGTGTTGGAGAGAGTCAATAGGTGGAGATGATGGCTCAGGAGGACTTTGGTCGAGACTTGGAGGGACAGGGACATTGGAAATATTGTACTCAACCACGGGAATAGGAAGGACCTGCTGGATGACATGGACATCTTGAACAGATGGAGAGAAGTAAGGGGTCTGttcaaaaaatgtaacattggCAGACATGTAATATTTCTTGGTTTCAGGAGAGTAACATCGATACCCTTTTTGAAGTCGTGAATAGCCCAAGAAAACACATTTGAGAGAGCGAGCAGAAAGCTTGTCTAACCCGGGAGACAtgtcatgaacaaaacatacacaaccaaaaactctaGGAGAAGTGTGAAAGAGAGGATTGTCTGGAAACAGAATGGAGAAAGGGACCTTATGATTGAGAGAGGAAGATGGCATCCGATTAATAAGAAAACCTGCAGTTAAGATGGCATCTCCCCAGTGATGGACAGGAACGTTGGCACTAAGCAAAAGGGTACGAGCAGTTTCAACTAAGTgtcgattttttctttctgctataccattttgttgtggcgtATGAGGACAAGTAGACTGGTGCAGGATACCATGGGAACTCAAAACATTAGAAAGAGCAGACGAAAAATACTCTTTGGCATTGTCActtcttaagattttaattacttgaccaaattgattcttgatttcattcaaaaagGATGTGAAGAGGGATAATAATTCAGAACGATCTTTCATAAGATAAACCCAAGTACATCTCGaatattcatcaatgaaagtaacaaaatacctaaagCCAAAAGATGAGACACGACTAGGTCCCCAGATATCGGAATGGATGACAGAAAAACTAGAAGTACACTTTGATTGAGATCTTTTAGGAAAGGTAGATCTAACATGTTTTCCTAGTTGACATGACTCACATTCTAAAGTCTGGAGACGACTAAGTTCaggaaacattttctttaacttggACAGGTGAGGGTGACCAAACCGATCATGTAACATTTTAGGATTGGGGGCTGCAACACATGACACACGTGGACGAGATCCAAAATGGTATAATCCGCCCGCTTCATATCCTTCTCCAATCCTTCTCCCCGAGCCACGCTCCTGTATAACAAAAGATTTGTCATCGAAGGTTACAGAGCAATTCAATGTTTTGGTTAACTGacttaaggaaattaaattgaaaggacAATTAGGGACAAAAAGGACAGATTTTAGATTTAAGGACGGAGATAAGATGGCTTGACCGACTCCCTTTGAGGATGTTTTAGAACCATTTGCGAgggttataaaatgagatttttcttggaaTGAAATGGTTGAGAACAAGGAGGTATTACCAGAAATGTGATCAGAAGCACCAGAGTCAATTACCCATGAATTGTGACCTTCCATGGATTGAGAGATGCAAACAGTTGATGTACTTGGAGCTTGAGATGACTGTGCCAAGCTGTTGGTTTTGAGGCGTAGGTACTCTTGATACTCGTCCTCAGTGAACTTGGAGTCAGTAGTCTCTGCCTGGGAGACATTGGCTGTTTTGGCAGGAAATCCATGTAAAGTGTAGCAGTTTTCTTGGGTATGACCCATCCTTTTACAATACGTACACTGAGGACGCCCACGACCTCCACGTCCACCTCCTCTAGTTCCACGACCTCCTCTTCCTCGGGTGGCAACCATGACAGATGGTTCCATTACAGCAAGAGTTTCTGGAGTTTGAAGAGTTGGAACACGTATCATGCGGGAGATCAAAGTTTCCATGGAAGGAACCTCATGAGAGGTCAAAAGCTGATCTCGGATATGATTAAAGTCTGGGTGTATAGCGCGGAGGATCATTACCATATAGTACTTGTCaagctttttcttcatttcatctaGAGAGTCGACTTCCAAGAACATTCGAAGTTCTTCCACA carries:
- the LOC114178548 gene encoding uncharacterized protein LOC114178548, which translates into the protein MAMALDAAVWIAKMTWIALSGWISSCLTVADEFASSLRSGDIGPFHVG